A window of the Natronomonas salina genome harbors these coding sequences:
- a CDS encoding Cdc6/Cdc18 family protein yields the protein MDDNQEPRPNIDSVDGDGESQDRAAGAEETSASADVDADLDRGLFEDLDAGGDPDEVDLEGTDDSGLFDELLSGEPIFDQKEVLRPSYTPNQLPHRNDQINDIATILVSALRGDTPSNILVYGKTGTGKTASARFVSQELKQTSKDYPVPCEVEYINCEVTDTQYRVLAQLANQFIEDNLQRLESEIETLEELLESEASEELSERGYESPQAARERIRELESYRESQETVPMTGWPTDRVYSEFFEAVDFYQRVVVIMLDEIDKLVEKSGDDTLYNLSRMNSDLENSRVSIIGISNDLKFTEFLDPRVKSSLGEEEIVFPPYDAEQLTDILRQRADIAFKDEVLSEEVIPLCSAFAAQEHGDARRALDLLRTAGELAERSQDELVYEHHVREAQEKIELNRIVEAVRTLPQQSKLILLSIITLEEEGEENINTGEVFNVYKRICEEVDADVLTQRRVTDLISELDMLGIVNAVVVSKGRYGRTKEISLSVPMDETKAVLTSDSRLAEYEDS from the coding sequence ATGGACGACAACCAGGAACCGCGACCCAACATCGACTCCGTCGACGGCGACGGCGAGTCCCAGGACCGGGCCGCCGGCGCCGAGGAGACGAGTGCGTCGGCGGACGTCGACGCCGACCTCGACCGGGGGCTCTTCGAGGACCTCGACGCCGGTGGCGACCCGGACGAGGTCGACCTCGAGGGGACCGACGACTCCGGCCTCTTCGACGAGTTGCTGAGCGGCGAGCCCATCTTCGACCAGAAGGAGGTCCTGCGGCCCTCCTACACGCCCAATCAGCTCCCCCACCGGAACGACCAGATCAACGACATCGCGACCATCCTCGTCTCCGCCCTCCGCGGCGACACGCCCTCGAACATCCTCGTCTACGGGAAGACGGGGACCGGCAAGACCGCCAGCGCCCGGTTCGTCAGCCAGGAGCTCAAGCAGACCTCGAAGGACTACCCGGTCCCCTGCGAGGTCGAGTACATCAACTGCGAGGTCACCGACACGCAGTACCGGGTGCTCGCCCAGCTGGCCAACCAGTTCATCGAGGACAACCTCCAGCGGCTCGAGTCGGAGATCGAGACGCTCGAAGAACTCCTCGAATCGGAAGCCAGCGAGGAACTCTCGGAGCGCGGCTACGAGTCGCCGCAGGCAGCGAGAGAGCGGATTCGGGAACTGGAGTCCTATCGGGAGTCCCAGGAGACCGTCCCGATGACGGGGTGGCCGACCGACCGCGTCTACAGCGAGTTCTTCGAGGCCGTCGACTTCTACCAGCGCGTCGTGGTCATCATGCTCGACGAGATCGACAAGCTCGTCGAGAAGTCCGGCGACGACACCCTCTACAACCTCTCGCGGATGAACTCCGACCTGGAGAACTCCCGGGTCTCGATCATCGGCATCTCGAACGACCTGAAGTTCACCGAGTTCCTCGACCCCCGGGTCAAGTCGAGCCTCGGCGAGGAGGAGATCGTCTTCCCGCCGTACGACGCCGAGCAGCTCACCGACATCCTGCGGCAGCGCGCCGACATCGCCTTCAAGGACGAGGTGCTCTCCGAGGAGGTCATCCCGCTGTGCTCGGCGTTCGCCGCCCAGGAGCACGGCGACGCCCGCCGCGCCCTCGACCTGCTCCGGACCGCCGGCGAACTCGCCGAGCGCTCCCAGGACGAACTGGTCTACGAACACCACGTCCGGGAGGCCCAGGAGAAGATCGAACTGAACCGCATCGTCGAGGCCGTCCGGACGCTCCCCCAGCAGTCGAAGCTCATCCTGCTGTCGATCATCACCCTCGAGGAGGAGGGCGAGGAGAACATCAACACCGGCGAGGTCTTCAACGTCTACAAGCGCATCTGCGAGGAGGTCGACGCCGACGTGCTCACCCAGCGGCGGGTAACCGACCTCATCAGCGAACTCGACATGCTCGGCATCGTCAACGCCGTCGTCGTCTCGAAGGGCCGCTACGGCCGCACCAAGGAGATCAGCCTCTCGGTGCCGATGGACGAGACGAAGGCGGTGCTCACCTCCGACTCGCGGCTCGCCGAGTACGAGGACTCCTGA